From a region of the Betaproteobacteria bacterium genome:
- a CDS encoding diguanylate cyclase, protein MKILVVEDSRANRLLLTQHVERFGASVLPAETGEAALETFARMRPDMVLLDVVLPDIDGFVVAQRIRAMEKPGEWTPIIFLSSLSDDASIEKGIAAGGDDYLLKPISEIVLGAKIRAMQRLVLMRSSLLALTRKLDAANQKLVRISSSDGLTGVANRRFFDETMALEWRRARRHSNSIAMLMCDVDFFKLFNDTYGHQAGDDCLRKVATAISVNTERPSDMVARYGGEEFVVVLPETTIGGALMVAEKIRQAIRELNIAHDSSPSGRVTMSIGIASAAPGFDNPPDDLIHAADKALYRAKREGRDRVCRADAA, encoded by the coding sequence ATGAAAATTCTCGTCGTTGAAGACAGCCGCGCCAACCGCCTTCTGCTGACTCAGCACGTTGAAAGATTTGGCGCATCAGTCTTGCCTGCTGAAACAGGCGAAGCTGCGCTGGAAACTTTCGCCCGGATGCGACCGGATATGGTCTTGCTCGATGTGGTTCTTCCAGACATTGACGGTTTCGTGGTCGCTCAGCGCATCAGGGCCATGGAGAAACCGGGCGAGTGGACACCGATCATCTTCCTTTCATCCCTCAGCGATGATGCCAGCATCGAAAAAGGCATTGCTGCCGGCGGTGATGACTATCTGCTCAAACCAATCAGTGAAATTGTTCTAGGCGCCAAAATCCGGGCCATGCAACGTCTCGTACTGATGCGCTCATCACTGCTGGCGCTCACGCGAAAGCTGGATGCGGCCAATCAGAAACTGGTACGCATTTCATCCAGTGATGGCCTGACCGGTGTTGCCAATCGGCGTTTCTTCGACGAAACAATGGCCTTGGAATGGCGGCGGGCGCGCCGGCACTCGAACAGCATCGCCATGCTCATGTGCGACGTCGATTTTTTCAAACTGTTCAATGACACCTACGGCCACCAGGCCGGCGACGACTGCCTGCGCAAGGTGGCAACCGCCATCAGTGTGAATACCGAACGCCCCTCCGACATGGTAGCTCGCTATGGCGGCGAAGAATTCGTCGTCGTCCTGCCGGAGACAACGATAGGTGGCGCGCTCATGGTGGCCGAAAAAATTCGCCAAGCCATCCGCGAGTTGAATATCGCGCATGACTCGTCACCCAGCGGGCGAGTCACGATGAGCATTGGTATAGCATCCGCTGCACCAGGCTTTGACAACCCCCCGGACGACTTGATCCATGCCGCCGACAAGGCGCTTTACCGAGCCAAGCGCGAAGGGCGGGATCGCGTATGTCGGGCTGACGCGGCATAA
- a CDS encoding response regulator: protein MARRRISIIIADDNDMMRSILRGMLRGEEYDVVGEARNGQLAIDMATRLKPDIVCMDVMMPEKNGIEALCEIKVAHPGIEVVMVTSNSDPDTVQESIQNGASAFIIKPFNAARVLDTLEKVSGRIRQTKP, encoded by the coding sequence ATGGCCCGCAGACGCATATCGATCATCATCGCCGACGACAATGACATGATGCGCAGCATCCTTCGTGGCATGCTGCGCGGAGAGGAATACGATGTCGTGGGTGAAGCCCGAAATGGCCAGTTGGCCATCGACATGGCTACGCGCCTGAAACCGGATATTGTCTGCATGGATGTCATGATGCCGGAGAAAAACGGGATCGAAGCACTGTGCGAGATCAAGGTCGCCCACCCAGGTATCGAGGTCGTCATGGTCACCAGCAACTCCGACCCGGATACCGTGCAGGAGTCCATTCAGAACGGTGCCAGCGCATTCATCATCAAGCCCTTCAATGCGGCTCGTGTGCTCGATACACTGGAAAAAGTCAGCGGACGCATCCGCCAGACCAAACCTTAA
- the gloB gene encoding hydroxyacylglutathione hydrolase, which translates to MFEVSFIPAFKDNYIWLLTQGKRAFVVDPGDAAPVRARLEAEGLTLEGILITHHHADHQGGVAELTAQWQAEVYAPFNESITGCTRPLSGGERIDVMGQIVEVIAVPGHTLGHIAYVAPGALFCGDTLFGAGCGRLFEGTPEQMSASLDRIAALPEETLIYCAHEYTEMNLRFALAVEPDNQALHERVAKVAAQRAAGLPSIPSLLCEEKATNPFLRCSEPAVIEAGLKHAVTMVEIADPAVNRKKSDIFKAIRAWRNSF; encoded by the coding sequence ATGTTCGAAGTTTCTTTCATTCCCGCGTTCAAGGACAATTACATCTGGCTGCTGACCCAGGGCAAGCGTGCCTTCGTCGTCGATCCTGGCGATGCGGCACCCGTGCGCGCCCGTCTGGAGGCTGAAGGACTGACGCTGGAGGGTATCCTGATTACCCATCACCATGCCGATCATCAGGGCGGCGTCGCCGAGTTGACAGCACAATGGCAAGCCGAGGTCTATGCGCCGTTCAATGAGTCTATCACAGGCTGTACCCGTCCTCTTTCCGGGGGGGAGCGGATTGATGTTATGGGGCAGATCGTTGAGGTAATCGCAGTTCCCGGCCACACACTGGGACATATCGCCTATGTGGCGCCGGGGGCTTTGTTTTGCGGCGATACCCTGTTTGGTGCTGGATGTGGTCGCCTGTTTGAGGGGACGCCGGAGCAGATGTCGGCGTCACTTGACCGTATTGCGGCGTTGCCGGAAGAGACGCTCATCTATTGCGCCCACGAGTACACTGAAATGAACCTGCGTTTCGCGCTGGCCGTCGAACCTGATAATCAGGCTTTGCATGAGCGCGTGGCGAAAGTGGCAGCGCAACGTGCAGCGGGCTTGCCTAGCATTCCATCGTTGTTATGCGAGGAAAAGGCTACGAATCCCTTCCTGCGATGCAGTGAACCTGCCGTGATTGAGGCAGGTTTGAAACATGCCGTCACCATGGTGGAAATTGCTGATCCTGCGGTCAACCGGAAAAAATCGGATATTTTTAAAGCTATTCGCGCCTGGCGGAATAGCTTTTAA
- a CDS encoding class I SAM-dependent methyltransferase: MSIPGLDDWLSTDSGHYVLDWEQCQIDTAVADIFGFHALQIGLPQRDFLRANRIPLRQKAGAYGAVDLVCDCAALPLASLSTDLVVLPHVLEFSDEPHQILREVERILIPEGQVIIIGFNPLSLWGVKRKLDRSGEFPWNGSYLSMNRLKDWLKLLGFEVDRGSLGCYVPPVKQLKWVQSWKIIETAGNRWWNFSGGVYVLRAIKRVHGMHLITPNWRNNSVRAKALRPIAQKEGHGR, translated from the coding sequence ATGTCAATTCCAGGGCTCGATGACTGGCTGTCTACCGATTCCGGCCACTACGTGCTGGATTGGGAGCAGTGTCAGATTGATACCGCCGTAGCCGACATTTTTGGTTTTCATGCCTTGCAGATCGGCCTTCCCCAACGCGATTTCCTGCGTGCCAATCGCATTCCACTACGTCAGAAGGCCGGCGCATACGGTGCCGTGGACCTGGTTTGTGATTGCGCCGCGCTTCCTCTGGCCTCGCTGAGCACAGACCTTGTCGTGCTGCCGCATGTACTCGAATTCAGTGATGAACCTCACCAGATATTGCGCGAAGTGGAACGCATCCTGATTCCCGAAGGCCAGGTCATCATCATCGGATTCAACCCACTATCGCTGTGGGGCGTAAAGCGGAAACTCGACCGCAGCGGCGAGTTTCCATGGAATGGAAGTTACCTTTCCATGAACCGCCTGAAAGATTGGCTAAAATTGCTCGGTTTCGAGGTCGACCGCGGCAGCCTGGGCTGCTATGTGCCGCCCGTCAAGCAGCTCAAATGGGTACAGAGCTGGAAGATCATCGAGACCGCGGGTAACCGATGGTGGAATTTTTCGGGTGGTGTTTACGTGCTGCGCGCCATCAAGCGGGTCCACGGCATGCATCTGATCACACCCAACTGGCGCAATAACTCGGTACGCGCCAAGGCGCTGCGCCCGATCGCACAAAAGGAAGGCCATGGCCGCTGA
- the rnhA gene encoding ribonuclease HI: MAAEEIVEIFTDGACKGNPGPGGWGAILRVGAHEKELWGGERETTNNRMELTAAIRAIEALKRSVGGRIYTDSQYVLKGINEWIHGWKKNGWKTADKKPVKNADLWQLLDAQLKHHKLEWIWVKGHAGHPENERADALANRGIEELGRKEAA; the protein is encoded by the coding sequence ATGGCCGCTGAAGAAATTGTCGAAATATTTACCGATGGCGCTTGCAAGGGTAACCCCGGCCCAGGTGGCTGGGGAGCGATCTTGCGCGTCGGTGCGCATGAAAAGGAACTCTGGGGCGGCGAAAGAGAAACCACCAACAACCGCATGGAACTGACCGCGGCCATCCGTGCGATCGAGGCACTGAAGCGCTCAGTCGGCGGCAGGATTTACACCGACTCGCAATACGTGCTGAAGGGCATCAACGAGTGGATTCACGGCTGGAAGAAAAATGGCTGGAAAACTGCCGACAAGAAGCCGGTCAAGAATGCCGATCTCTGGCAATTGCTCGATGCCCAGCTCAAGCATCACAAACTGGAATGGATATGGGTCAAGGGTCATGCCGGCCACCCTGAAAACGAACGCGCCGATGCCCTGGCCAATCGCGGCATCGAAGAACTAGGACGCAAGGAAGCCGCATGA
- the dnaQ gene encoding DNA polymerase III subunit epsilon: protein MKQIVLDTETTGLDPRSGHRIIEVACIEMENRRFTGRHLHKYVNPEREIDAGAQAVHGITLEFLADKPKFADIVDEFLEFINGAELVIHNAPFDIGFLNAELRRIDRVPVETVCNGVIDTLRMAKDLHPGKRNSLDALCERYEIDNSGRTLHGALLDTELLADVFMAMTRGQNSLMIEPDTAPRPNLDADGLVRERKPLIVRRASADEQLEHQRVLAGIDKDSKGACLWLPKTEAETA, encoded by the coding sequence ATGAAACAGATCGTACTCGATACCGAAACCACAGGCCTCGACCCGCGTTCCGGTCACCGCATCATTGAAGTCGCCTGCATTGAAATGGAAAACCGGCGCTTCACTGGCCGCCATCTGCACAAGTACGTCAACCCGGAACGCGAAATCGATGCCGGCGCCCAGGCGGTGCACGGCATTACGCTCGAATTCCTCGCCGACAAGCCGAAATTTGCCGACATCGTCGACGAGTTTCTTGAATTCATCAATGGCGCCGAACTGGTCATCCACAACGCACCATTCGACATCGGCTTCTTGAATGCCGAACTGCGCCGCATTGATCGCGTGCCCGTCGAAACGGTTTGCAATGGCGTCATCGATACCTTGCGCATGGCCAAGGACCTGCACCCCGGCAAGCGAAACAGCCTCGATGCGCTATGCGAACGCTACGAAATCGACAATTCCGGCCGTACCTTGCACGGCGCACTGCTCGACACTGAACTGCTGGCCGACGTATTCATGGCCATGACGCGTGGCCAGAACTCGCTGATGATCGAGCCCGATACCGCGCCGCGCCCGAACCTCGATGCAGATGGCCTGGTTCGTGAGCGCAAGCCGCTGATTGTCCGCCGCGCTTCAGCTGACGAACAGCTCGAGCACCAACGCGTGCTGGCCGGGATCGACAAGGACTCAAAAGGCGCCTGCCTTTGGCTGCCGAAAACCGAAGCAGAAACGGCCTGA
- a CDS encoding alpha/beta fold hydrolase, translated as MVPISLFIWITLETSAYLAFGRHFLHLDWPLATIGAINCLLGLRFWMNATTWFFGMKFASPAPSLGFMGRLRIMVDEYFAFLLTFLLVIPFERLWMPADHLPSGKRPILLVHGYGCSRGVWWLLRRRLEAAGHTVATISLVPPYTSMGKLVPLLHQRIEEVCAETGSKRVTLVGHSMGGLICRSYLARHGTQRVNCLITLATPHAGSLLSKIGLGQNSREMTPGSLWLRDMATEKISIPVISLRNAYDNYVMPQDNQRLPGARDVELPPVGHIAMLYDERVANLLLELFKSD; from the coding sequence ATGGTCCCCATTTCGCTGTTCATCTGGATCACACTGGAAACTTCTGCCTACTTGGCCTTCGGCCGACACTTCCTGCACCTCGACTGGCCGCTAGCCACCATCGGAGCCATCAATTGCCTGCTCGGACTGCGTTTCTGGATGAATGCCACAACCTGGTTTTTCGGCATGAAATTCGCGTCGCCGGCACCCAGTCTTGGTTTCATGGGTCGGCTCCGGATCATGGTCGACGAATACTTTGCCTTTCTGCTCACCTTCCTCCTCGTCATTCCGTTTGAGCGCCTCTGGATGCCGGCAGACCATCTGCCGTCCGGCAAACGCCCCATCCTGCTGGTCCATGGCTACGGCTGCAGCCGCGGTGTCTGGTGGCTGCTCCGCCGTCGACTGGAAGCAGCGGGACATACGGTCGCCACGATCAGCCTGGTGCCGCCCTATACCAGCATGGGCAAGCTGGTGCCACTGCTGCATCAGCGTATCGAGGAAGTCTGCGCCGAAACCGGCAGCAAACGAGTCACACTGGTCGGGCACAGCATGGGTGGCCTGATTTGCCGCTCCTACCTGGCCCGCCACGGAACCCAGCGCGTCAACTGCCTGATAACCCTGGCCACGCCACATGCCGGAAGCCTCCTGAGCAAAATCGGCTTGGGCCAGAACTCACGGGAGATGACACCCGGATCATTATGGCTGCGCGATATGGCGACCGAAAAAATCAGCATTCCGGTCATCAGCCTGCGCAATGCTTACGACAACTACGTCATGCCACAGGATAACCAGCGCTTGCCCGGCGCCCGTGATGTTGAACTGCCACCGGTCGGTCATATCGCCATGCTTTATGATGAGCGGGTTGCCAATCTGCTGCTTGAACTGTTCAAATCCGACTAG
- a CDS encoding M18 family aminopeptidase produces the protein MNIPDTTRAQASDLLDFIDASPSPWHAAQTCESRLTAAGFSQLHEHERWTLKAGGRHYVVRGGASIIAFIVGHQPAAETGLRLIGAHTDSPGLRLKPKPAEDAAGMVRLGVEVYGGPILATFADRDLSLAGRVNVRTPGGFTSRLVRFTEPLLRLPNLAIHMNREVNENGLKFNKQTELPLLLGLSEDGTKAEARFRQPIANALGVEPGDLLTWELNAYDTQKGTLWGVDREFVANSQLDNLASCHAALSALLATPAPAATCICAFFDHEEVGSESAAGAGGSFVSDVVCRLAASAGLDSEDQRRMLAQSFFISADMAHGWHPNFPAAYEPCHHALVNAGPVIKSNANQRYSTSADTAARFMAICEKAGVPCQQYAHRTDLGCGSTIGPIVASRLGIPSVDVGSPMWAMHSIRESAGVLDHGYMIAALTTAFTD, from the coding sequence ATGAATATTCCTGATACCACCCGCGCCCAAGCCAGCGACCTGCTCGATTTCATCGATGCCAGCCCCAGCCCCTGGCATGCTGCCCAGACCTGTGAATCGCGGCTAACCGCAGCGGGTTTCAGCCAGCTTCACGAGCATGAGCGCTGGACATTGAAAGCCGGCGGCCGCCATTACGTGGTCCGCGGTGGCGCTTCGATCATCGCCTTCATCGTTGGCCACCAGCCAGCCGCCGAAACCGGGCTGCGCCTGATTGGCGCGCATACCGACTCACCGGGCCTGCGCCTCAAACCGAAGCCGGCAGAAGACGCCGCCGGCATGGTAAGGCTTGGCGTCGAAGTTTACGGCGGCCCCATTCTCGCTACCTTTGCCGACCGTGACCTGTCGCTGGCCGGACGCGTCAATGTCCGCACGCCGGGCGGCTTTACCTCCCGCCTCGTTCGTTTTACCGAGCCGTTGCTGCGTCTGCCCAACCTGGCCATCCACATGAATCGCGAGGTCAATGAGAACGGTCTGAAATTCAACAAGCAAACCGAACTGCCCTTGCTGCTAGGCCTATCCGAAGACGGGACGAAAGCCGAAGCCCGCTTCCGCCAGCCGATCGCCAACGCGCTCGGCGTCGAACCCGGCGATTTGCTGACTTGGGAATTGAACGCCTACGACACGCAGAAAGGCACCCTCTGGGGCGTTGACCGCGAATTTGTTGCCAATAGCCAACTCGACAACCTCGCCTCGTGTCACGCTGCGCTGAGTGCCCTGCTCGCCACACCAGCCCCTGCCGCTACCTGTATTTGCGCTTTCTTCGACCACGAAGAGGTGGGCAGCGAGAGTGCCGCCGGCGCCGGCGGCAGCTTCGTTTCCGATGTCGTCTGCCGACTGGCCGCCAGCGCCGGGCTGGACAGCGAAGACCAGCGCCGTATGCTGGCGCAGAGCTTCTTCATCAGCGCTGACATGGCCCATGGCTGGCATCCGAACTTCCCCGCGGCCTACGAACCCTGCCATCACGCGCTGGTCAACGCTGGCCCGGTCATCAAGAGCAACGCCAACCAGCGCTACAGCACCAGCGCCGATACGGCAGCCCGCTTCATGGCCATCTGCGAAAAAGCCGGCGTACCCTGTCAGCAATACGCCCACCGCACCGACCTCGGCTGCGGCAGTACCATCGGCCCCATCGTGGCTTCGCGGCTGGGCATTCCCAGCGTCGATGTCGGTTCACCGATGTGGGCCATGCACAGCATTCGCGAAAGTGCCGGGGTGCTCGACCACGGCTACATGATTGCTGCCCTGACCACCGCATTCACTGACTGA
- a CDS encoding isoprenylcysteine carboxylmethyltransferase family protein, with protein sequence MNDLILLLAGTAVVVWLSRKPLRKPGSHGFYRFFAWEAILGLVVLNHGVWGDDPYSPHQFTSWMLMLLSIFLVAEGTRTLRRHGAASAKRDDGSFYEFEKTTQVVSHGIFGYIRHPMYASLLALAWGAFFQDPSLIGTFIAGLATLFLWLTAKADEQECLAYFGAPYADYMQGTKRFIPFLL encoded by the coding sequence ATGAACGATCTGATCCTGTTACTGGCCGGCACCGCTGTTGTTGTCTGGCTGTCAAGAAAACCGCTGCGCAAGCCGGGCAGCCACGGCTTTTATCGCTTCTTCGCCTGGGAGGCCATTCTCGGGCTGGTCGTGCTGAATCACGGCGTCTGGGGTGACGATCCCTATTCGCCCCACCAGTTCACTTCGTGGATGCTGATGCTGCTGAGTATTTTCCTGGTCGCCGAAGGCACGCGAACCTTGCGCCGCCATGGTGCAGCCAGTGCCAAGCGCGACGATGGCTCGTTCTACGAATTCGAGAAGACCACCCAAGTCGTTTCACACGGCATTTTTGGCTACATCCGCCATCCGATGTACGCCTCGCTGCTGGCATTGGCCTGGGGTGCTTTCTTTCAGGACCCCAGCCTGATCGGCACCTTTATCGCCGGGCTGGCTACGCTGTTTCTGTGGCTGACGGCAAAAGCTGACGAGCAGGAGTGCCTTGCCTACTTCGGTGCGCCTTACGCCGACTACATGCAGGGCACCAAGCGGTTTATCCCGTTCCTACTCTGA
- a CDS encoding cytochrome c4, whose translation MLNFLRFSLCAVALATSYPAAAVDLEKGKEINGTCAACHSDNGQGGKRGEYPRIAGQQVKYIESQLKSFRARTRVNIPMFPYTQERELSDADIKDIAAYLNGIELDTKMPTYTGTEDALTKLRMAEKVMIIPRVEGDLVNGERIFQKQCAACHGKTGRGRGMFPMLLGQYTNYLQRQVDLYLKGDRPHDEEGTVGLLNALKPQDIQDILAYLTSIQGPKE comes from the coding sequence ATGCTGAATTTTCTGCGCTTTTCGCTTTGTGCCGTCGCGCTGGCTACGAGCTATCCAGCTGCTGCGGTCGACCTGGAAAAAGGCAAGGAAATCAATGGTACCTGTGCCGCATGCCACAGCGATAACGGCCAGGGGGGCAAGCGAGGCGAATACCCGCGTATCGCTGGCCAGCAGGTCAAATACATCGAAAGTCAGCTGAAAAGCTTTCGGGCGCGCACTCGGGTGAATATCCCGATGTTTCCCTATACGCAGGAGCGCGAATTATCGGATGCTGATATCAAGGACATTGCGGCCTATCTGAACGGGATCGAACTCGATACAAAAATGCCGACCTATACCGGCACCGAGGATGCGCTGACCAAGCTTCGAATGGCTGAAAAGGTGATGATCATTCCGCGTGTCGAGGGTGATCTGGTCAATGGTGAGAGGATTTTCCAGAAGCAGTGTGCCGCCTGTCATGGCAAGACCGGCCGCGGTCGTGGCATGTTCCCGATGCTGCTCGGGCAATACACGAACTATTTGCAGCGTCAGGTTGATCTCTACCTGAAGGGTGATCGGCCGCATGACGAAGAAGGCACGGTCGGCCTGTTGAATGCACTCAAGCCGCAGGATATTCAGGACATCCTGGCTTATCTCACCTCAATACAGGGGCCGAAAGAATGA
- a CDS encoding HAMP domain-containing histidine kinase, with protein MLLAPCLIENADHLANLRRLVGGRWVVLALLAQLIMIGPGLLEIPVPQVPLLGIIAIAGVFNAYAQFRVARSRTATAGELFSHLLFDIGVLGALVFLSGGAANPLVSLLLPPVAIAALTLPARCVAIITASAIATYSLLMVYYLPLAMADATRATRLHLGGMWLIFVISAVMIGWIIVRTTRIIRQRDAELATAREQALRDERIMAMGTLAAGAAHELGTPLGTMSLLAGELANDTSLSDPVRQDIALLRQQISVCKEIITGLSRRAGAERLENTPLQSVDRWLEHLRHNWHAARPQAGSRLIVASDGQAPEILADPRLEQAVLNLLNNAANATTTPLEVRLAWASDIVCIDIRDRGPGFPPDVLALGGQTSFPAHEHGSGVGLMLTRSAIEQLGGTLTLANPEEGGALARIELPRIQP; from the coding sequence ATGCTACTTGCCCCCTGCCTGATCGAGAATGCGGACCACCTGGCCAATCTGCGCCGTCTGGTCGGTGGACGATGGGTAGTACTGGCTTTGCTGGCACAACTCATCATGATCGGACCAGGCCTGCTGGAGATTCCGGTACCCCAGGTACCATTGCTGGGCATCATCGCCATCGCCGGAGTTTTCAATGCCTACGCGCAATTTCGGGTCGCCAGATCGAGGACTGCCACGGCTGGCGAATTATTCAGTCATCTGCTGTTCGACATCGGTGTGCTGGGTGCCTTGGTTTTCCTCAGCGGCGGTGCAGCAAACCCGCTCGTTTCACTGCTTCTGCCCCCCGTTGCGATTGCCGCGCTGACCCTGCCGGCGCGCTGCGTGGCCATTATTACCGCCAGCGCTATTGCCACTTATTCGCTGCTGATGGTCTATTATCTGCCGCTGGCCATGGCCGATGCAACGCGCGCCACCCGCCTGCATCTGGGCGGCATGTGGCTGATTTTCGTCATCTCGGCGGTGATGATCGGCTGGATCATCGTGCGCACGACCCGGATCATTCGCCAACGCGATGCCGAACTGGCCACTGCCCGCGAACAAGCCTTGCGCGACGAAAGGATCATGGCCATGGGTACGCTCGCCGCCGGCGCCGCGCACGAACTGGGCACGCCGCTCGGCACCATGTCCCTGCTCGCCGGCGAACTGGCCAACGACACCAGCCTGAGCGATCCGGTTCGTCAGGATATCGCCCTGCTCCGCCAGCAAATCAGCGTTTGCAAGGAAATCATCACCGGCCTGTCGCGCCGCGCCGGTGCCGAACGGCTTGAAAATACACCATTGCAATCAGTCGACCGCTGGCTCGAACACCTGCGCCATAACTGGCACGCGGCACGACCGCAGGCCGGCAGTCGGCTGATTGTGGCCAGCGACGGTCAAGCACCCGAAATCCTTGCCGACCCTCGGCTGGAACAGGCCGTGCTCAATCTGCTGAATAACGCCGCCAATGCCACGACAACACCGCTGGAAGTACGCCTAGCGTGGGCAAGCGACATTGTCTGCATCGACATCCGTGACCGCGGCCCAGGTTTTCCGCCGGACGTACTGGCGCTGGGCGGCCAAACCAGTTTTCCTGCTCACGAGCACGGTAGCGGCGTCGGCCTGATGCTGACACGCAGCGCCATCGAACAGCTTGGCGGCACGCTGACCCTCGCCAACCCTGAAGAAGGCGGCGCGCTCGCCCGTATCGAATTGCCCCGGATACAGCCATGA
- a CDS encoding response regulator produces the protein MNEPMLVIDDDPSFNAILVRTLERRGQPAFGALDAVTALQAAHDRQVSRVVLDLNLNGSSGLALIPQLLAINPDCRIVVLTGYASITTAVDAVKLGAIQYLAKPVEIEAILNAFEDDGPPDVDIAASDEPLSVDRLEWEHIQRVLNENDGNISATARALKMHRRTLQRKLAKRPVRT, from the coding sequence ATGAATGAACCGATGCTGGTCATCGACGACGACCCGAGTTTCAACGCCATTCTGGTTCGCACGCTGGAACGTCGCGGCCAGCCAGCCTTCGGTGCACTCGACGCCGTTACAGCGCTGCAAGCGGCGCACGACAGGCAAGTCAGCCGCGTCGTACTCGATCTCAACTTGAATGGCAGCTCCGGACTGGCCCTGATCCCGCAACTGCTGGCCATCAACCCCGATTGCCGGATCGTTGTGCTGACCGGTTATGCCAGCATTACCACCGCCGTCGACGCGGTCAAGCTGGGCGCCATCCAATACCTGGCCAAGCCGGTCGAAATCGAAGCCATCCTCAACGCCTTCGAGGATGACGGCCCTCCGGATGTCGACATCGCTGCATCCGATGAACCGCTGTCAGTCGACCGGCTGGAGTGGGAACATATCCAGCGCGTACTTAACGAAAACGACGGCAACATCTCCGCCACCGCCCGCGCCCTGAAGATGCATCGGCGAACCCTGCAGCGCAAGCTCGCCAAGCGGCCAGTCCGGACCTGA
- a CDS encoding NAD(P)/FAD-dependent oxidoreductase, with translation MTQSTTGGEHPPFNVIGPDANLHQVVIVGGGAGGLELATRLGDQLGKKGKAAITLIERSRTHFWKPHLHEIAAGSMDLATYELNHLAQSYWHGYRYRFGEVVAIDRAKRQVITAPYIDEQGEEVISPRVFRYDTLVIAIGSLTNDFGVPGVKEHAIALETPEQAQRFHRRMVNACIRAHAQREEHRPGQLTVAIIGAGATGVELAAELHNMARALVSYGLDRINPGEDVRIILIEAAPRVLPAVPERVSLAAMRLLAKIGVEVKTQATVAEVMADGLRLASGEVIPAELVVWAAGVKAPEMLKDFGGLESNRINQLVVLPTLQTTRDENIFALGDCAACQWIGKAEGTLVPPRAQAAHQQANHIFAQIGARLAGRPLKPWRYRDFGSLVSLGRYSTVGNLMGGLVGGNLWVEGLFARLMYTSLYKLHELALHGFVKVALDTLARLITRRTEPHVKLH, from the coding sequence ATGACGCAGTCCACCACCGGCGGAGAGCATCCACCTTTTAACGTGATTGGCCCGGATGCCAATCTTCATCAGGTCGTCATCGTGGGTGGCGGCGCGGGGGGGCTGGAGCTGGCAACCCGGCTCGGCGATCAGCTCGGCAAGAAGGGCAAGGCGGCGATCACCTTGATCGAACGTTCGCGAACCCATTTCTGGAAGCCGCATCTGCACGAGATTGCGGCCGGCAGCATGGACCTCGCAACCTACGAGCTGAACCACCTGGCGCAGTCCTACTGGCATGGCTATCGTTACCGCTTCGGCGAGGTGGTGGCCATCGACCGTGCGAAGCGGCAAGTGATCACGGCGCCTTATATCGATGAGCAGGGTGAAGAAGTTATTTCGCCGCGGGTGTTTCGTTACGATACCCTGGTCATCGCCATCGGCAGCCTGACCAACGATTTTGGCGTGCCGGGTGTCAAGGAGCACGCCATTGCTCTGGAGACGCCGGAGCAGGCACAGCGCTTCCATCGGCGCATGGTCAATGCCTGTATCCGTGCGCATGCACAGCGTGAGGAGCATCGCCCCGGCCAGCTGACGGTGGCCATCATCGGCGCTGGCGCCACGGGGGTGGAACTGGCGGCCGAGCTGCACAACATGGCCCGGGCGCTGGTTTCCTACGGACTGGACCGGATCAATCCGGGTGAAGATGTCCGCATTATTCTGATTGAGGCAGCGCCACGCGTCTTGCCGGCCGTGCCGGAACGCGTGTCGCTGGCGGCCATGCGTCTGCTGGCCAAGATCGGCGTCGAGGTCAAAACGCAGGCGACGGTGGCCGAGGTCATGGCAGATGGTTTGCGACTGGCTTCCGGCGAAGTGATTCCGGCTGAACTGGTGGTCTGGGCTGCCGGCGTCAAGGCACCTGAAATGCTGAAGGATTTTGGCGGCCTGGAAAGCAACCGGATCAATCAGCTGGTCGTCCTGCCGACCTTGCAGACGACGCGCGATGAAAACATTTTTGCGCTCGGCGATTGCGCGGCCTGTCAATGGATCGGTAAGGCGGAAGGTACCCTGGTGCCGCCCCGTGCCCAGGCTGCCCATCAGCAGGCAAACCACATCTTTGCCCAGATCGGCGCCCGGCTGGCCGGTCGACCGCTCAAGCCCTGGCGCTACCGCGATTTCGGTTCGCTGGTTTCGCTCGGCCGTTATTCAACGGTCGGCAATCTGATGGGTGGGTTGGTCGGCGGCAATCTGTGGGTTGAAGGCTTGTTCGCCCGGCTGATGTACACCTCCCTCTACAAATTGCATGAGCTGGCCTTGCATGGATTCGTCAAGGTGGCGCTGGATACCCTGGCCCGCCTGATTACGCGTCGGACGGAGCCGCACGTCAAGCTCCATTAG